A window of Variovorax sp. HW608 genomic DNA:
AGCACGTTGCCGAAGGAGTTGTAGCCCATCTGTCCGCCGAGCAGGTCCCAGGTGAGCGCGAACAGCACCATCAAGCACAGGAATGCGAGCTGGATGACCCACTGCGCAAACAGCTGCGGCCCCGCCAATGCGAGCGCCGCGGCAGCCAGCGCCAGCACGCCCCGGAAAAGACGAGGGTTCATTTCAGGTACAGCCGGCGCCTGCGCAGCGCAAGCTGGCGAACGATGAGGATGACCACCAGCAACACGTACATGAAGGCCACCTGGAACTCCGCGCCGAGCAGGAAGCCCGCGTACTGTTCGGCGATGCCGAGCCCGGCACCGGCGGCGATCACGCCGGCCAGGTTGCCCAGCCCTGCCACCACGACGATCGCGAAGGCCCGCACCGTGTACGGCAGGCCGAGATAGGGGTGGATCACCCAGGTCATCGCCACCAGCGCGCCGGCCGCGCCGCAGATGGCGGCATTGAGGGCGAAGGTGGCGGCGTACACACGGTCGGTGTCGATGCCGAGGATGCGCGCGGCCCGCGCGTTCTGCGCCGTCGCGCGCACCGCCTGCCCGAGCCGCGAGCGCTTGAGGAACAGCGCCAGCGCCACGCCCAGCACCACCGCCACCGCAAAAGCCAGCAGCTTCACCCCCGGCACGCTGACGCGGCCATCGGCCAGCTGCAGCGTGGGCAGGCCGGCATCGACGCTGCGCACATTGGCGCCGAACAGCTGGTTGGCCAGCTGCTGCAGCAGGATCGAC
This region includes:
- a CDS encoding branched-chain amino acid ABC transporter permease — encoded protein: MDNLTVLTEAPVFNLQLLVDGVLIGALFALAAYGMALVWGVLRIINIAQGEFVMLGGYVVVYAAAAGLPPLAAVPLAAIALYVLGWLLYRAVIWRVVDQDLFVSILATFGLSILLQQLANQLFGANVRSVDAGLPTLQLADGRVSVPGVKLLAFAVAVVLGVALALFLKRSRLGQAVRATAQNARAARILGIDTDRVYAATFALNAAICGAAGALVAMTWVIHPYLGLPYTVRAFAIVVVAGLGNLAGVIAAGAGLGIAEQYAGFLLGAEFQVAFMYVLLVVILIVRQLALRRRRLYLK